The following are from one region of the Salvia hispanica cultivar TCC Black 2014 chromosome 1, UniMelb_Shisp_WGS_1.0, whole genome shotgun sequence genome:
- the LOC125219355 gene encoding uncharacterized protein LOC125219355 isoform X3 — MDQVMASKGRRQRKKNVRLQDEPNISHQRLTNPEDFTTKTTLGRRIYNRNIHQEESNTVTHSNHEDMIIDIEQEEDEGESQQHTVQHIGELLVELHQLIDAQAQSIIPAKIGQQSLTEEAPGNNSVMEASAVTHHFRICPHLCSPQ; from the exons ATggatcaag TTATGGCTTCTAAAGGACGAAGGCAacgtaaaaaaaatgttcGTTTACAAGACGAACCAAATATATCACATCAAAGATTGACAAATCCTGAAG ATTTTACTACTAAGACTACATTAGGCAGAAGAATTTATAATAGAAACATACATCAAGAAGAGTCAAACACAGTCACACATTCAAACCATGAGGATATGATTATTGACATTGAACAAGAGGAAGATGAAG GGGAATCACAACAACATACTGTCCAACATATCGGTGAGTTGCTTGTGGAATTACATCAACTAATCGATGCTCAAGCCCAATCTATCATACCAGCAAAGATCGGGCAGCAATCGCTGACCGAGGAGGCTCCGGGCAACAACTCGGTCATGGAGGCCTCCGCAGTCACGCACCACTTTAGAATTTGTCCCCACCTGTGTAGTCCCCAATAA
- the LOC125219355 gene encoding uncharacterized protein LOC125219355 isoform X1, with the protein MDQVMASKGRRQRKKNVRLQDEPNISHQRLTNPEDFTTKTTLGRRIYNRNIHQEESNTVTHSNHEDMIIDIEQEEDEVTMSFLGESQQHTVQHIGELLVELHQLIDAQAQSIIPAKIGQQSLTEEAPGNNSVMEASAVTHHFRICPHLCSPQ; encoded by the exons ATggatcaag TTATGGCTTCTAAAGGACGAAGGCAacgtaaaaaaaatgttcGTTTACAAGACGAACCAAATATATCACATCAAAGATTGACAAATCCTGAAG ATTTTACTACTAAGACTACATTAGGCAGAAGAATTTATAATAGAAACATACATCAAGAAGAGTCAAACACAGTCACACATTCAAACCATGAGGATATGATTATTGACATTGAACAAGAGGAAGATGAAG TTACCATGTCTTTTCTAGGGGAATCACAACAACATACTGTCCAACATATCGGTGAGTTGCTTGTGGAATTACATCAACTAATCGATGCTCAAGCCCAATCTATCATACCAGCAAAGATCGGGCAGCAATCGCTGACCGAGGAGGCTCCGGGCAACAACTCGGTCATGGAGGCCTCCGCAGTCACGCACCACTTTAGAATTTGTCCCCACCTGTGTAGTCCCCAATAA
- the LOC125219355 gene encoding uncharacterized protein LOC125219355 isoform X2 yields the protein MDQVMASKGRRQRKKNVRLQDEPNISHQRLTNPEDFTTKTTLGRRIYNRNIHQEESNTVTHSNHEDMIIDIEQEEDEVTMSFLGESQQHTVQHIGELLVELHQLIDAQAQSIIPAKIGQQSLTEEAPGNNSVMEASAVTHHFRICPHLCSPQ from the exons TTATGGCTTCTAAAGGACGAAGGCAacgtaaaaaaaatgttcGTTTACAAGACGAACCAAATATATCACATCAAAGATTGACAAATCCTGAAG ATTTTACTACTAAGACTACATTAGGCAGAAGAATTTATAATAGAAACATACATCAAGAAGAGTCAAACACAGTCACACATTCAAACCATGAGGATATGATTATTGACATTGAACAAGAGGAAGATGAAG TTACCATGTCTTTTCTAGGGGAATCACAACAACATACTGTCCAACATATCGGTGAGTTGCTTGTGGAATTACATCAACTAATCGATGCTCAAGCCCAATCTATCATACCAGCAAAGATCGGGCAGCAATCGCTGACCGAGGAGGCTCCGGGCAACAACTCGGTCATGGAGGCCTCCGCAGTCACGCACCACTTTAGAATTTGTCCCCACCTGTGTAGTCCCCAATAA
- the LOC125188737 gene encoding putative disease resistance protein RGA4 produces MEEVAAAAMLQVLFQNLIEYSRDQVSLVRGFRNEAEQLTRTLGMIQTFLRDADMSSVSGEAVKKWLTDLGNMGFDADNVLDEIKYHQLSKQSKAMISIKSMKQKVFSLCLHISRARSMALRIQRINGKLDSINKGAAELGLVGRLAAAVPTLPDVARETVSFSLDPVFIGRDEMRSEIVEQLTACITTDEPISILAIVGMGGFGKTTLTRKVFHLLKEKNLFGYIFGCMVLEILIHSFFSTKSSKD; encoded by the coding sequence ATGGAAGAAgttgccgccgccgccatgCTTCAAGTTCTATTTCAAAACCTGATCGAGTATTCCAGGGATCAGGTCTCACTTGTTCGAGGTTTCAGAAATGAAGCAGAACAGTTAACTCGGACTCTGGGGATGATCCAGACATTCTTGAGAGATGCGGATATGAGCTCCGTCTCCGGTGAGGCTGTCAAGAAGTGGCTCACGGATCTCGGAAACATGGGGTTCGATGCTGACAACGTTTTGGATGAAATCAAATATCATCAACTCTCCAAACAAAGCAAGGCTATGATTTCCATCAAATCCATGAAACAAAAGGTATTCTCACTCTGTCTTCATATTTCACGTGCTCGAAGTATGGCTCTTAGAATCCAACGAATCAATGGCAAATTGGATTCCATTAACAAAGGGGCTGCCGAACTTGGCCTCGTCGGGAGACTTGCAGCTGCTGTGCCCACTTTGCCTGATGTTGCTCGTGAAACGGTCTCATTTAGTCTTGATCCAGTTTTTATTGGAAGAGATGAGATGAGGTCAGAAATAGTTGAACAGCTTACCGCTTGTATCACAACTGATGAACCTATTTCTATCCTTGCCATTGTGGGAATGGGAGGATTTGGGAAGACAACTTTGACTAGGAAAGTCTTCCATCTTCTCAAAGAAAAGAATCTGTTTGGATACATATTTGGGTGCATGGTTCTCGAAATTTTGATCCACTCATTCTTTTCAACAAAATCCTCAAAAGATTGA
- the LOC125200619 gene encoding putative disease resistance protein RGA3, with protein sequence MGEGFFEADGSNEMEAMGEDFINVLLRNSLLQIAERDVYGNVESCVMHDLLHDLATSILRGSFREDEITRVRYVFLKDDSSAVLKNNAKYLRTLLFKDKINGNMFSNFESLHVLTFGSREVEELSNEIKKLIHLRVLDIEQTSIEYLPDWIGELFHLQTLRACSYRLKQLPSTLKNLRNLRHLYIEENVELSAEIGLLTSLRTLKIFRVGDKNGYKIEELGSLNCLKGKLQIDNLEMVRNKEEAEKANLSNKPKLLELYLGWKIGRQGETTNDENVLEGLQPHSRLKNLVISGFGGRSFPSWTRNMEVDDVGQGSRLPLTKLVKITLSDCSECEEIPMFGQLLNLKCLRLYKLRNVKSINSSFYGSVNDETRTVFPVLEELVLKTLPKLTVLKGIESVGASAVSVFPHLQHLTIEDCGVLTRFPTHFWSSLKCLNIFRNRSYKPLADIFQAKLTLLTELWIDVIDDVESLPDWLFYSNPNLSKFTIEQCSNLREIPAGLGTLNSLKELRITDCPNLKRIGDLGVNNHKKVSDPLQLCRSVHARLCCIFHVK encoded by the coding sequence ATGGGCGAAGGATTTTTTGAAGCTGATGGAAGCAATGAAATGGAAGCAATGGGAGAAGATTTTATCAATGTTCTTCTACGCAACTCTTTACTGCAAATTGCAGAAAGAGATGTTTATGGAAATGTGGAAAGTTGTGTGATGCATGATCTTCTGCATGATCTCGCAACTTCTATTTTAAGAGGTTCTTTTAGGGAAGATGAAATTACCCGAGTTCGGTACGTGTTTCTCAAAGATGATTCAAGTGCtgttctaaaaaataatgcaaaatatttaCGCACATTACTGTTCAAGGATAAAATCAATGGAAACATGTTCTCAAACTTCGAATCTCTTCATGTTTTAACTTTTGGAAGTCGGGAAGTTGAAGAGTTGTCAAATGAGATCAAGAAGTTGATACATTTGAGAGTTCTTGATATTGAACAAACATCTATTGAATATCTTCCTGATTGGATTGGTGAACTTTTTCACTTGCAGACATTAAGAGCGTGTAGTTATCGTCTAAAGCAACTTCCAAGTACTTTGAAGAACTTGAGAAACTTAAGGCATCTTTATATTGAGGAAAATGTAGAGTTGTCTGCTGAGATTGGTCTGTTAACTTCTCTCAGGACCCTAAAAATTTTTAGGGTGGGCGACAAGAATGGTTACAAAATTGAAGAGCTCGGAAGTTTGAATTGTCTCAAAGGAAAACTGCAAATTGATAACCTTGAAATGGTTCGTAACAAAGAAGAGGCTGAGAAAGCAAATCTATCTAACAAGCCAAAATTATTGGAGTTGTATTTGGGATGGAAGATCGGTAGACAAGGTGAAACTACAAATGATGAGAATGTGCTGGAAGGCCTCCAACCTCACTCTCGTCTGAAGAATTTGGTGATTTCTGGATTTGGAGGCAGAAGCTTTCCTTCATGGACTCGGAATATGGAAGTTGATGATGTAGGTCAAGGTTCTAGGCTACCACTTACCAAGTTGGTTAAGATAACACTTTCCGACTGCTCAGAATGTGAAGAAATCCCAATGTTTGGGCAGTTGCTAAATCTCAAGTGTCTTCGGTTGTACAAATTGAGGAATGTGAAGTCCATAAATTCTTCATTCTATGGATCAGTGAATGATGAGACACGTACTGTTTTCCCAGTGCTAGAAGAGCTCGTGTTGAAAACCTTGCCTAAGCTCACAGTGTTGAAGGGAATAGAATCAGTGGGTGCAAGTGCTGTCAGTGTATTTCCTCACCTTCAACATTTGACGATCGAGGATTGCGGTGTGTTGACGCGTTTTCCTACCCATTTCTGGTCGTCCCTCAAatgtttgaatatttttcGTAATCGCAGCTATAAGCCTTTGGCAGATATATTTCAAGCGAAATTAACGTTGTTAACAGAGCTTTGGATAGATGTAATAGATGATGTAGAAAGTCTCCCAGATTGGCTATTCTATAGTAATCCCAATCTCTCAAAGTTCACTATAGAGCAGTGTTCCAATTTGAGAGAAATACCAGCTGGTCTAGGCACCCTCAATTCTTTGAAAGAGTTGCGCATAACGGATTGCCCAAATCTGAAACGGATAGGAGATCTTGGCGTTAACAATCACAAGAAAGTCTCAGATCCCTTACAACTTTGCAGATCAGTGCATGCAAGGCTTTGCTGTATCTTCCATGTGAAATGA
- the LOC125200620 gene encoding putative disease resistance protein RGA3, with protein sequence MEEAAAAALLQVLFQKLIEYARDQVSFVRGFRNEAEQLTENLDMIQKFLSDSERGSIAGEAVKKWLTDLGNVGFDADNVLDEIKYHQLSKQSKAMIAIKPMKQKVFSCLSFCLRISRA encoded by the coding sequence ATGGAAGAAGCTGCTGCCGCCGCATTGCTTCAAGTTCTATTTCAAAAGCTCATCGAGTATGCCAGGGATCAGGTCTCTTTTGTTCGAGGTTTCAGAAATGAAGCAGAACAGTTGACTGAAAATCTGGACATGATCCAGAAATTCTTGAGTGATTCAGAGAGGGGCTCCATCGCTGGTGAGGCTGTCAAGAAGTGGCTCACAGATCTCGGAAATGTGGGGTTCGATGCTGACAATGTTTTGGATGAAATCAAATATCATCAACTCTCCAAACAAAGCAAGGCTATGATTGCCATCAAACCCATGAAACAAAAGGTATTCTCATGCTTGTCATTCTGTCTTCGTATTTCACGTGCTTGA
- the LOC125188745 gene encoding disease resistance protein RGA2-like — protein MALRIQQINRNLGVINKRAAELGLVGRLDAAVPTLPDVARETDSFSLDPIFIGRDEMMSEIVEQLTACITTDEPISILAIVGMGGLGKTTLTREVFHFIKEKNLFGSHIWVHVSQNFDPLILFNKILKGLTSPEQVEIGDKEGVLKILNSALKNKTYLLILDDIWNESVLTWEQFFHPLLRVSSMKGNAIVVTTRSMDVASIMKPLHTHELQILSNEDCWSIIKEKTFGKENVPSAFEASGTKIAEKCKGLPLAASVVGGVLLCDKSEEKWHSIKENWLSRYEGNDIAQILKISRS, from the exons ATGGCTCTTAGAATCCAACAAATCAATCGGAATTTGGGGGTCATTAACAAAAGGGCTGCCGAACTTGGCCTCGTCGGGAGACTTGATGCTGCTGTGCCCACTTTGCCTGATGTTGCTCGTGAAACTGACTCGTTCTCTCTTGatcctatttttattggaagagATGAGATGATGTCAGAAATAGTTGAACAGCTTACTGCTTGTATCACAACTGATGAACCTATTTCTATCCTTGCCATTGTGGGAATGGGAGGATTGGGAAAGACAACTTTGACTAGGGAAGTCTTCCATTTTATCAAAGAAAAGAATCTGTTTGGATCACATATTTGGGTGCAtgtttctcaaaattttgatcCACTCATTCTTTTCAACAAAATCCTCAAAGGATTGACTTCTCCTGAACAAGTCGAAATCGGGGATAAGGAAGGTGTTTTGAAAATACTTAACAGtgctttaaaaaataaaacatatctTCTTATTCTTGATGATATTTGGAATGAAAGTGTTCTTACATGGGAACAATTTTTTCATCCCTTGTTGCGCGTTAGTTCTATGAAAGGTAATGCGATTGTTGTTACCACCAGAAGTATGGACGTCGCTTCAATTATGAAACCACTTCATACACATGAGCTgcaaattttatcaaatgaaGATTGTTGGTCAATTATCAAAGAAAAAACTTTTGGAAAAGAGAATGTTCCTTCAGCATTTGAGGCCTCTGGAACAAAGATTGCAGAAAAATGTAAAGGTTTGCCATTAGCTGCCAGCGTAGTTGGTGGAGTACTACTGTGTGATAAATCTGAAGAAAAATGGCACTCGATCAAAGAGAATTGGCTTTCACGCTATGAAGGAAATGATATCGCACAGATATTGAA GATTTCTAGAAGCTAA
- the LOC125200618 gene encoding putative disease resistance protein RGA3: protein MKAVTWKLWEKKLSMFFYATLYCKLQNVYGNAKSCVMHDLVHELAASVLRGSFKEDEITRVRYMFLEEDSSDVLKKNAKILRTLLSMDNINGNMFSNFESLHVLTFRSWEVEELSSEIKKLIHLRVLDIERTSIEYLPDWIGELFHLQTLRACSYHLKQLPSTLKNLRNLRHLYIMKDVELFAEIGLLTSLRTLKFFRVGDKNGYKIEELGSLNCLKGKLQIDNLEMVRNKEEAKKANLSNKPKLLELYLGWKIGRQGETTNDENVLEGLQPHSRLKNLVISGFGGRSFPSWTRNMEVDDVGQGSRLPLTKLVKITLSDCSECEEIPMFGQLLNLKCLRLYKLWNVKSINSSFYGSVNDETRTVFPALEELVLDILPKLTVLKGIESVDASAISVFPHVQLLTIKYCDVLMSFPTHFWSSLKHLNFSRIGSYKPLADIFLTELTLLTELFIDGIDDVESLPDWLFYRIPNLSKLTIRQCSNLREIPDGLGTLNSLKELRIMDCPNLKWIGVQQSQESLRSLTSLEISECKALLYLPCEMLGSSLKDLKLEDLSSLENLSEIIDTLSSPRLTGLTIAGVPQLKTNCFVEIPPPFSNLTRLRIDVSVGGLMETVNGILQGCSSLNELELKGMESWENLPESIQHLNTLYYLRLENFGMEELPEWLGNLSSLRELDIYNCKKLRRLPSTDAMRRLTQLNFLGIEGCPEICLEEASDAADSQWPNISHIPNILIDGHYLVYTEEREQWD, encoded by the exons ATGAAAGCAGTGACATGGAAGCTATGGGAGAAAAAATTATCTATGTTCTTCTACGCAACTCTTTACTGCAAATTGCAGAATGTTTATGGAAATGCGAAAAGTTGTGTGATGCATGATCTTGTGCATGAACTCGCAGCTTCTGTTTTAAGAGGTTCTTTTAAGGAAGATGAAATTACCCGAGTTCGATACATGTTTCTCGAAGAAGATTCAAGTGATGTTCTaaagaaaaatgcaaaaattttacgCACATTACTGTCCATGGATAACATCAATGGTAACATGTTCTCAAACTTCGAATCTCTTcatgttttaacttttagaAGTTGGGAAGTTGAAGAGTTGTCAAGTGAAATCAAGAAGTTGATACATTTGAGAGTTCTTGACATTGAACGAACATCTATTGAATATCTTCCGGATTGGATTGGTGAACTTTTTCACTTGCAGACATTGAGAGCGTGTAGTTATCATCTAAAGCAACTTCCAAGTACTTTGAAGAACTTGAGAAACTTAAGGCATCTTTATATTATGAAAGATGTAGAGTTGTTTGCCGAGATTGGTCTGTTAACTTCTCTCAGGACCCTAAAGTTTTTTAGAGTGGGCGACAAGAATGGCTACAAAATTGAAGAGCTCGGAAGTTTGAATTGTCTCAAAGGAAAACTGCAAATTGATAACCTTGAAATGGTTCGTAACAAAGAAGAGGCTAAGAAAGCAAATCTATCTAACAAGCCAAAATTATTGGAGTTGTATTTGGGATGGAAGATCGGTAGACAAGGTGAAACTACAAATGATGAGAATGTGCTGGAAGGCCTCCAACCTCACTCTCGTCTGAAGAATTTGGTGATTTCTGGATTTGGAGGCAGAAGCTTTCCTTCATGGACTCGGAATATGGAAGTTGATGATGTAGGTCAAGGTTCTAGGCTACCACTTACCAAGTTGGTTAAGATAACACTCTCCGACTGCTCAGAATGTGAAGAAATCCCAATGTTTGGGCAGTTGCTAAATCTCAAGTGTCTTCGGTTGTACAAATTGTGGAATGTGAAGTCCATAAATTCTTCATTCTATGGATCAGTGAATGATGAGACACGTACTGTTTTCCCAGCGCTAGAAGAGCTCGTGTTGGATATCTTGCCTAAGCTCACAGTGTTGAAGGGAATAGAATCAGTGGATGCAAGTGCTATCAGTGTATTTCCTCATGTTCAACTCTTGACGATCAAGTATTGCGATGTGTTGATGAGTTTTCCCACCCATTTCTGGTCGTCCCTCAAACATTTGAATTTTAGTCGTATTGGCAGCTATAAGCCTTTGGCAGACATATTTCTAACGGAATTAACGTTGCTAACAGAGCTTTTTATAGATGGAATAGATGATGTAGAAAGTCTCCCAGATTGGTTATTCTACAGAATTCCCAATCTCTCAAAGTTGACTATAAGGCAGTGTTCCAATTTGAGAGAAATACCAGATGGTCTAGGCACCCTCAATTCTTTGAAAGAGTTGCGCATAATGGATTGCCCAAATCTGAAATGGATTGGCGTACAACAATCACAAGAAAGTCTCAGATCCCTTACAAGTTTGGAGATCAGTGAATGCAAGGCTTTGCTGTATTTGCCATGTGAAATGCTAGGTTCCTCACTCAAGGATTTGAAGTTGGAGGATTTAAGTAGCCTAGAGAATCTATCCGAAATAATTGACACTCTCTCATCCCCCCGTCTAACAGGTTTGACAATTGCTGGAGTTCCTCAATTAAAGACCAATTGTTTTGTTGAGATTCCGCCTCCTTTTAGTAACTTGACAAGGTTAAGAATAGATGTTAGTGTGGGGGGATTAATGGAGACTGTTAATGGCATATTGCAAGGATGCAGCTCACTTAATGAGTTAGAATTGAAGGGGATGGAGAGTTGGGAAAATCTGCCGGAATCTATTCAACATCTCAATACTCTTTATTACTTAAGGTTGGAGAATTTTGGAATGGAAGAATTACCTGAATGGTTGGGCAACTTATCATCTCTAAGGGAGTTggatatatataattgtaagAAGTTAAGGCGTCTACCCTCTACGGATGCAATGCGGCGCCTCACCCAATTAAACTTCTTAGGTATTGAGGGATGCCCAGAAATATGTCTTGAAGAAGCAAGTGATGCAGCTGATTCTCAATGGCCCAACATTTCCCATATCCCTAACATCCTAATTGATGGACACTATCTCG tttatactGAAGAACGCGAACAATGGGATTGA